One Candidatus Woesearchaeota archaeon DNA window includes the following coding sequences:
- a CDS encoding helix-turn-helix domain-containing protein: MIVQKEFLNKLKDFGLNSYESKLWTALLSRGVSTAGELSDIANVPRSRSYDVLE; the protein is encoded by the coding sequence ATGATTGTGCAGAAAGAATTTTTGAACAAACTCAAAGATTTTGGCTTAAATTCATACGAAAGCAAACTGTGGACAGCGTTGTTGTCGAGGGGTGTGTCGACTGCTGGTGAGCTTTCTGATATCGCTAATGTTCCCAGGTCAAGGAGCTATGATGTTCTTGAA